The Ictidomys tridecemlineatus isolate mIctTri1 chromosome 6, mIctTri1.hap1, whole genome shotgun sequence genome includes a region encoding these proteins:
- the Amigo2 gene encoding amphoterin-induced protein 2, producing the protein MSLRLRTLPTLPGVVRPGCRELLCLLVITVTVSPGASGVCPTACICATDIVSCTNKNLSKVPGNLFRLIKRLDLSYNRIGLLDSEWLPVSFVKLNTLIIRHNNITSISTGSFSTTPNLKCLDLSSNKLKTVKSAVFQELKVLEVLLLYNNHISYLDPSAFGGLSQLQKLYLSGNFLTQFPMDLYVGRFKLPELMFLDVSYNRIPSIPMHRINLVSGKQLRGIYLHGNPFVCDCSLYSLLIFWYRRHFSSVMDFKNDYTCRLWSDSKHSHQLLLLQDSFMNCSDSVINGSFRALGFIHEAQVGERLIVHCDSKTSSGNTDFIWVGPDNRLLEPDKEVENFHVFHNGSLVIENPRFEDAGVYSCIAMNRQRLLNETVDVTINVSNFTVNRSHAHEAFNTAFTTLAACVASIILVLLYLYLTPCPCKCKTKRQKNMLNQSNAHSSILSPGPASDASADERKAGAGRRVVFLEPLKDAAAGQNGKVRRFPSEAVMAEGILKSTRVKSDSDSVNSVFSDTPFVASS; encoded by the coding sequence ATGTCTTTACGGTTACGCACACTGCCCACCCTGCCTGGAGTTGTCAGACCTGGTTGCAGAGAGCTGCTGTGTTTGTTGGTGATCACAGTGACCGTGAGCCCTGGTGCCTCTGGGGTGTGCCCCACCGCTTGCATTTGTGCCACTGACATTGTCAGCTGCACCAACAAAAATCTGTCCAAGGTGCCCGGAAACCTTTTCAGACTGATTAAGAGACTGGATCTCAGCTATAACAGAATTGGGCTTCTGGATTCTGAGTGGCTTCCAGTATCGTTTGTCAAGCTGAACACCCTAATTATTCGTCATAACAACATCACCAGCATTTCCACAGGCAGTTTTTCCACGACTCCAAATTTGAAGTGTCTTGACTTATCATCCAATAAGCTGAAGACAGTGAAAAGCGCAGTGTTCCAGGAGTTGAAGGTTCTGGAAGTGCTCCTGCTGTACAACAATCACATTTCCTATCTTGATCCTTCAGCGTTTGGAGGGCTCTCCCAATTGCAAAAACTCTACCTAAGTGGAAACTTTCTCACACAGTTTCCTATGGATTTGTATGTTGGAAGGTTCAAGCTGCCAGAACTGATGTTTTTAGATGTTTCTTATAACCGGATCCCTTCCATTCCAATGCATCGTATAAATTTAGTGTCAGGAAAACAGCTAAGAGGCATCTACCTTCATGGAAATCCATTTGTCTGTGACTGTTCCCTATACTCATTGTTGATTTTTTGGTATCGTAGGCACTTTAGTTCAgtgatggattttaaaaatgattacacCTGTCGCCTGTGGTCTGACTCCAAGCACTCCCATCAGCTGCTTCTGCTCCAAGATAGCTTTATGAATTGCTCTGACAGTGTCATCAATGGTTCCTTCCGTGCACTTGGCTTTATTCATGAGGCTCAGGTCGGGGAAAGGCTGATTGTCCACTGTGACAGCAAGACTAGTAGTGGAAATACAGATTTCATCTGGGTTGGTCCAGATAACAGACTGTTGGAGCCAGATAAAGAAGTGGAAAACTTTCATGTGTTTCACAATGGAAGTCTGGTTATAGAAAATCCTCGTTTTGAGGATGCTGGAGTGTATTCCTGTATTGCAATGAATAGGCAACGCCTGTTAAATGAGACTGTGGATGTCACAATAAACGTGAGCAATTTCACTGTAAACAGATCCCATGCTCATGAGGCATTTAACACAGCTTTTACCACTCTTGCTGCCTGTGTGGCCAGTATCATTTTGGTACTCTTGTACCTCTATCTGACACCGTGTCCCTGCAAGTGTAAAAccaagagacagaaaaatatgCTAAACCAAAGCAATGCCCATTCATCTATTCTCAGTCCCGGCCCTGCTAGTGATGCCTCCGCTGATGAACGGAAGGCAGGTGCAGGTAGAAGAGTGGTGTTTCTGGAGCCTCTGAAGGATGCTGCAGCAGGGCAGAATGGGAAAGTCAGGCGCTTTCCCAGTGAGGCAGTGATGGCGGAGGGCATCTTAAAGTCCACGAGGGTGAAATCCGACTCAGATTCAGTCAATTCAGTGTTCTCAGACACACCCTTTGTGGCTTCTTCTTAA